Proteins encoded together in one Streptomyces sp. NA04227 window:
- a CDS encoding helix-turn-helix transcriptional regulator produces MSRRARISPAEAGLPGGGARRRTPGLRREEVAVLAGVGASWYQWLEQGRAITVSPQVLDAVARVLRLTGAERRHLYALAGLNPPRPEVDRAALDVSEGLHRLIDTWMPYPAHIMDIHWNCVTFNDAAATVLGMRAESPQNCLVAYFTDPLYRERAKSWETNAPQVVAHFRAAYSDHPEDEGFAELVAELGELSEEFVELWNRRDVVTGGMMAKELAHPVVGALHVESTQLKVPARPDLSIVLHNPQPHTDTARKLEWLASPEGRRGARYPVAVG; encoded by the coding sequence ATGAGCCGCCGCGCCCGCATCTCGCCCGCCGAGGCCGGGCTTCCCGGCGGAGGCGCCCGGCGCCGTACGCCGGGTCTGCGGCGCGAGGAGGTCGCGGTACTGGCCGGGGTCGGCGCCTCCTGGTACCAGTGGCTGGAACAGGGCCGCGCCATCACGGTGTCGCCGCAAGTCCTGGACGCCGTTGCCCGGGTACTGAGGCTCACCGGCGCCGAACGCCGCCACCTCTACGCGCTCGCCGGACTGAACCCGCCCCGCCCCGAGGTCGACCGGGCCGCCCTCGACGTGAGCGAGGGCCTCCACCGCCTGATCGACACCTGGATGCCCTACCCGGCGCACATCATGGACATCCACTGGAACTGCGTCACCTTCAACGACGCCGCCGCGACCGTACTGGGCATGCGTGCCGAGTCCCCGCAGAACTGCCTCGTCGCCTACTTCACCGACCCGCTCTACCGAGAGCGTGCCAAGAGCTGGGAGACCAACGCCCCACAGGTCGTCGCCCACTTCCGGGCCGCCTACTCGGACCACCCCGAGGACGAGGGCTTCGCCGAACTGGTCGCCGAACTCGGCGAACTGAGCGAGGAGTTCGTGGAGTTGTGGAACCGTCGCGACGTCGTCACCGGAGGGATGATGGCCAAGGAACTCGCCCATCCCGTGGTCGGCGCCCTGCACGTCGAATCAACCCAGCTCAAGGTCCCCGCCCGCCCGGACCTGAGCATCGTCCTGCACAACCCCCAACCGCACACCGACACCGCCCGGAAACTGGAGTGGCTCGCCTCACCGGAGGGACGTCGCGGGGCGAGGTATCCGGTGGCGGTGGGGTAG